The Epilithonimonas zeae genome contains the following window.
TAATGGCTTGGCTCACGGACCTTTGGAACATACGACAACTTGCCAATTACATTTGCGTTCTTTCAAAGATGGAGAAACGATTGTGATTGAACCTTTCAGAGCGTTGGCTTTTCCTATTAAAAAAGATTTGAAAGTTGACCGTTCTGCCTTTGACCGTATTATTTCATCCGGCGGATTTGTCTCAATTAACACTGGTCAGGCTCCCGACGCAACAGCAATTGCAGTCACTCATCAAATAGCGGAAGAAGCCTTTGATTCTGCGGCGTGTATTGGTTGTGGTGCTTGTGTTGCGACTTGCAAAAACGGAAGTGCAGCGTTGTTTACTTCAGCAAAAATAACCCATATGGTTTTACTTCCGCAAGGAAAAGAAGAACGAAGTAATCGTGTTTTAAATATGGTCACACAAATGGATTCTGAGCATTTCGGTCACTGTTCAAACACCGAAGCTTGTGAAGTGGAATGTCCGCAAGGAATCTCTGTTTTGAATATCGCCAGAATGAATTACGAATATAGCCGAGCATTGTTTTTCAAGAAGAAATAACATTATTTTTAATCAAATATTTTATCCTTAAAATCAATAGAAATTCAAATATAATCCATAAAATAACCAAATGGATTACAGAACTTAAATTATCTGAAAGCGAACCTCCGGATTGTACAATTGAGATGTATGTTTTCAAAAATGGAGAAGTCGGTAAAGTATCAGACAACATCTGAACAAACTTCGGCAAAGCCTGATACGGCATAGAATATCCTGTGATTAAAAAAATCGGATAAGACGAAAATACCAAAACCTGAAAAGCAAAAAGTTTGGTCTTGAAAAAGCTTCCTATCAACATTCCAAAGACAATGATTGTCGCAATAAATAATGCTGAAATAACAGCCAAATCAAAATAATTCCCTCTAATCTCAACTCCGAAAACGGAAAAATTCACGATTGAAAAAAACAAACCGAAAATCATAAATGCAAAGAAATAAAGTAAACTTTTCCCGAAAATCATTTTAGAAATACTTTGCCTTGAAATTTGATAAAGATTCAATAATTTATTTTCCTCTCTTTCAGAAGTAAAAGCCGCTGCAACGCCTATCAAAAGTGTTTGCTGTAAAATAATCGCCAATAATCCCGGCAAAAGAAACGAACCATATGTCATCCCCGAATTATAAAGCGGACGATAATCCATATTAATCGGATTGGTCATTTTCATCGATTCGTCCTCTCCCATTCCTTGTTTGTTGAAATACGTTTTTCTCACACCCGCTCCCACCGTCAGACAAACTTTGGTAACCGTACTTAGCAAATCGCTGGAAGGCAAAAACCTTGAGGCATTCAGTACCAGATTCACATTGGTTTGTTTTTGCGATAAAATAGCCTTTTCAAAACCGGACTCAATATAAAAATAACCTTGAACATCCCCTTGATACATCTTTTCCTGAGCGTCATTAATATCAGAGCTCGGGATAATTTCTATCATCGGCGTCGAATCAAATTGCTCCGTCAATGTTCTGGAAATCGCAGTTCCGTCGTTATCAATCAGAGCCAGTTTTACTTTTTCTTCGCCTTTATTCAGATAAATACTTCCGTACATAAATGCGTAAAGAATCGGAGCCAAAAGCAAAATCAGAAACAGACTCGAATCTTTCGAAACGTTTCTAAGTTCTCTTTTCAATATGTCGAAAATCTCTTTCATACCCGATTTTCTTTAAGATATTGATTGACTTTTTTCTGAAAAAATACAATGCTCAAAGGAAATGTAATTCCAATAAAAACCAGCAATTTGAAAATTTCCGGAGTTGCATAAGACAACGGAAGTTCCATAAAATAGAGTTTGATGAATCCGTCCAAAAAATGCGTATAAGGCATTATGTCCGCGTAAAACCGGTCGTACCAAGGCATTGCCCATCTCGGAAATGTAAAACCACTGAAAACGAAAGCCGGAGATGTAAAAAACAGAGCAACATCCGTCACAAAAAGAAGATTATTGGAAATCGCGGAAAGCATCATTCCAATCCCGATACAAGCCAAAGACATCAACGTATAAATCAGAAAAAAATTGAAATCGGTTTTGGGTTTTCCCAATTCATAAACAGGAAAAACAACGTAAGCAACCAACACAAAAAGTATCCACGAAATGCAAAGATGAGCCAACATTTTCCCGACTACAATCTGCGAAGATGAAGTTGAAATCTTAAAAAGTTCGTCGATTGTATTTCGTCTAAATTCAAGATTTAAAATTAAGACAGATGCCACAACCAAAGCCATTTGAAGTCCGACCGTAATCAATCCTGGTGTGAGATACATCTGATAGTTAAAATCCGGATTGTACAATGTTGTCGTATTCAGTTTTATAGGCTGAATCAATGTGTTTGCTTTCTCAGCGGACATTCCTTGCTTTTCAGCTTTTTGAAGAACGACCGCCAGTCCACCTTTGATAATAACTTCGGCAGCACCCTTATAAATCATTTTCGCAGGAACCAGATATGCTCCGTTGGTATAAAGTGTAATATTGGACTGATGATTTTTCTTGACATCAGATTCCATATTTTTTGGAAAATGAACTGCACCGAAGATTTTGCCTTCTTTCATCAATTTTTCAATTTCTGCATTGCTGTGAACCGTTTGAGTAAATTGAATAAACTCATTATGTTCCATCATATCGGTCAGCATACGGGAAACCTGAGATTGGTCTTCGTCCCAAACTGCCATCGGAAGTTCTTTCGCAAATTGTTTCTGATAAATAAATCCGTAAAAGAGAAAAATAATCGGTGGAATGACCAGCAAAATCACATAAAAATTCGGAATCGAAAAAATCCGTTTCCACTCCCGAATCATAATTTGGCTGATGGTTTTCAATGTTTTATTTATTTGATTTAAATCATTTCTTTACTCAAAAATAAGCTGCGCTGTCATTCCCGAGCGAAGTCCTTTTATCGAGCTTGCATTAGCAGGTTTCACTTTTATCTGGAAAGTTCTCAGTTCAAATTCACCGTTTTGTTTTTCAGGAACCCAATCTGCGTAACCCAAAGCCGGAGCTAAATCTGAAATCACACCTTTCACTTCTTCCGGAGTACAACCCGGGATTTTCATTTTCACAATGCTTCCTTTATCGATTTTGGACATTTGATTTTGACGGATATTGAATTTTACAAAAAACGAATCGTCTTTCTGAATGGTCATCATCGGATAACCTGCATTCACCATTTCTCCTTTGTTGGAAATCATTGTGGAAATTTTTCCGGAAGTCGGCGCTTTTATAGAAGCATTATCTTTGATTTCTTTTGCCAATTCATCTGCACCTTTTGCCTGATTCAGAATAGCCTGAGCCGAATTTTTAAGCTCCTGATTATTTCCTCGTTGTAAAAGCTGAACATTCAGATTTGCCGTTTCCAATTCCTTTTGAGCCGCTTTATATTTGAAATAAATCACATCTCTTTCCTGTCCGGAAATCACGCCTTCCGAATAAAGATTCTGAAAACGGGTGTAGGTTTTATTCATCAAATCCATTTGTTGTTTGGCGATTTGCTGAAGATTTTCCGCTGATTTCAAAACTTCCGGTTCTACGCCACGATTGATTTTATCCAATTGATTTTGAGCTACAATTACGGCTTCCGACATTTGCGACTGAATGGTTTCGATTTCTGAAGTTTTCATTTGGGCAACAACCTGACCTTCTTTTACTTCATCACCTTCTTTTACCAATAAATCAATCATTCTTCCCGGCAAAGAAGCGGAAACATCCACGAATTCTGCATCCACCATTCCGATGACAGTTTCTTTATTACTTTCGGAAGATTTATTTTGAAAAAGATAAATCAGAGCAATGACCAACACCATAATCGGAATAAAAACTGCCCAGTAATTTTTTATAAAGTTTTTCATCTTGTTATCAGTTTAAGGAATGTAATTGGTAATATTTTCGACGTTTCCTGTGATATAAAAATAGGTCGCAATCACAGTTTGGTAAGCCACCAAAGACGTGTAATACAATTTTTCGGCTTCATATTGGAGTTGCAAAGCATCATTTACATCTTTCACGGAGGAAAGGCTGTTTTCCATTCTTTTCCTTACCATTTCCGTGGTCGTATAAGTTTGTTTTCTTGCCGCATCAAAGGTTTCACTCTGTTCTTTGAAACTGATTAATTTATTCTCAGAAATTTTGGTTGCCAAATCCACAGATTTTTGTTTCTGGTCAATCAAAAGGTCGGCTTCTTTTATCAAGGATTGTGAAGCTAGATTTTTGGATTTCCTTTCCGGGTCAAAAAGTGTCCATTGCATTTCTATCCCGACTAGCCAAGGCGGCGTGATGAGCGGAAGGTCATTTCTGAAAAACTGATAATTTCCAATGGCGAAAATGTTTGGTCTGGAAAGAGATTTGGTAATATTATGAGTCGTTTCCGCTTCTTTCTTTTTACTTAATAATAATTTTAAATCTGCATTTTTTTCTAATGAGGGGAAAGTGGGAACTTCAATATTTTCATTCAGTTCTTCATTGATTTCTATTGGTTCGTCAAGCGAAATTCCCATTAAATCTTTCAAAGTCAAAAGTGCATTTTCTTTTTCGAGTTTCAGGTTTTTAAGATTGGTTTCGCCCTGAAGCTTTGTAATATTTGACCAGTTTTTTAGATAAGGCGGAATGATTTCAGCTTTCAGAAGACTTTGTGCATATTTCTCATTATTTTCAAGAGATTCAACTATTTTTTCCTGTTTTTGAATCATCGAATTGAGATACATCACCTGAATATAATTCAATGAAATATTATAGGCTGTAAGGTCTTGCGAAGATTTCAGATTCGCTTTTCCGCTTTCTACCTGTTGTCTAGAAAGCTCTTTTGCAGCATTGAGTTTTCCGCCCAAATAAATCGGTTGACGAGCGAGAATTCCTGCCAAGAAATAACTTTGTTTTGCAATCGCAGGATTGTAATTGGGATAAACCGCACTGATAATATCTTTGGAAGTCTGATAAATCACATTCTGCACTTGCTGAGGAAGTGGATTTCCGGTAATCTGTTGGTAAACAGCATTGGCAGAAGATGCACTTTGAGTGGCTGAACCTTCTACAATTCCGTCTTTTACTTGCTGAAGATTGATTTTGATAGGTTCTCCGATGTAATTATAACCACCAAGAAAATCGACTTTCGGAAGATTATTGTTTTTGTTGGATTGCAGAAGTTTTTCACGGGTTTCCAAAGATTGCTCCGCCAGCTTTATAACGACATTATTTTGCTTTCCTTTTTCTATACATTCCTTCAATGTATATTGCTGACAAAGCATTTTGGAAGAAAAAATCAGAAGTGAGGCAAGTAGAATTTTCCTGAATCTCATAATTTTAATATTTTCTGCAAAAACTAATTTATCATTGAGAACCCAACATTTTGGAATTCAAAATGATGAAAGAAAAAAACAGAGATAGTCTAATTCATATCAGTAAAATTGTATGAATTTTCATTTGCTTAAAGATAATAAAAAAATCATCAAAATGAAAATGATAATTACGTTTTGATATAGTATTCATAATTAATCTTTTAAAAATCATTAGTAAAAAAATAAAGGGAACTATATTTGAATGTACCAAGTTATATCATTATATAAATTAAATATAACTTCGTAAAACCTTTATGAAAAGGTAGAAGACAATCGAAATATAATAAAGTCAAATTATGCCAATTCCCACTATTCCCAAAACCTAAAAATTAAATTGCAAAATATTAGAAATTAAAGCCCAAATTAATTATAGCTAATTCTTGTTTAATTTGGCTTAATCGAATCAAATCATCGACAAAAGTGTTTGAAGATACGCTCGTCTTGGTCACTTAATTTAAAAATAAACTAATTACCTGACATATTTCACGGATGGCTTATCCATCTTTGCACTCAATCACTTAATGAGATTCAATAGCCCTAGCTTGATGGGAAATTTATAAAATGTATTATTTTATCTTGTCATAGATCAGCTTCGTTACTATCGCACCAAAAAGATAATATCCGACTGTCATAATTTTCTTCTGATTGGTTTCCGCAACCGGAGAGTCATCAAGCCCCATTTTTTGTGGTAGTACGACAGCTCCCAGACCTGCTGCTAATCCCGAGGCAATATTGAAACCACTCGTGGCTGTCGAAGCATAATAAATTCCATTACTGAAAACATCTCCTGCTAGTGTCAAACCATAGAGCTGATCTTGATCCGTAATCTTGAGGTCTACTGTATCTAATGCTTTATTTAAAGCTTCCTCTCCTACTTTATTCACTTCAGGAACATTATCAAAGTTCCTTCTGATGATCTCATGGACTAGGTTAAGGGCAATGGCGCCTACTAAGCCTGCAAGAATTTTCTTATACATATTTTATTCATTTTGGTGTTAAGCCTAGTTACATAAATTAAGCCATTGCGAGATTTTCGTTCATCATTTGATATTAGCAATTGTTGCAGTATCTTTCTATAAGGCAGTAATGAATGCGAACAAACCAAAGAATATGCCCGGCGAATTCGCGACCACGATCGGCCAGTCGCTTTTAGGTTTTTTAATATAACCATAAGTGACCCAAAGTGTACAATTGAGTGCGGCAACCAAAGGCTGAAGCCAATCACCCTTATCACCATTTAAATTATGGGCGATCTGTGGGATATATGAAAAATACATTGCCATTGCAGTCCCTGTTGCTACCCATCCTAATACCTGCATAAATTTCCCATCCATTCTATTTAATTTTAAAGTCCGGATTAAAATTGAAATTATTATGCCACTTTAGAACTTGGAAGCATTTGTTGGGCTTCGCAGATAGAAATAAAAAATTAAGGCTTTTACAAAATAGGACAAACCATTTCTTCAGATAGTTACCTTTGTTTAAATAAAGCAACCCTGCATTTATCAACAAATTGTTCAAACTTACGATTGGTATTTCGCATGACAGGTCCGTGACCAAAGCAGATAATTTTTGGGTTCAATTTTGCTAACTTCTCTAGTGACTGTATATTGCGCTGCTGATCCGAAGTGAATATCTTTGGTGGAAGCCGCAGACCAACTGCTGTAGTTAGCAGATTCATATTAGTCGCTGCATCTCCGATTATCAGCACTCCATCTTTCTCACGGAATAAAGAAATATGGCCTGCCGAATGCCCAGGCGTTTCTATTACCCGAAAGTTTCCTATCCGATCATTTTCAACTACTGTCCGGTCAACTTTATGCCCCTGGCCTGCCCAATACTTTTGCTGTAGTTTTGCCACCCAATGTTGCGGTGTTGGGTAATCAGTGGTTACCATACCCGTTTCGGTTCTGAGAACTTCGTCTGGGTGGCAAATCAATGGTATTGAGAACTCAGCGCATATCTGATCACTACAACCTTGATGATCTGCATGTGCATGGGTCAGTATATGCTGGTAAACAGAAACTTTATGAAGTGCTTTTTTTATAGTGGCATACGAACTCCGAATCCCGGAGTCTACCAATACATTCTCTATAATATAACAGTTAATACTATTTCGTGGCATCAATGAGATCTGATACACTTTGGGAGCAATTCGGCTTAACATATATTTTTTTTGCAAAACTACATTGCTGACCAGGATTGAATAAGGACATTTGTCCTATAATACGTTAGATCTCAGAAGTTGTCCCTTTGCACGCGTAAGCGATCGCTGAGTAATGCCCAGATAAGACGCCAGATCCTGAGTGGATACTCGATGAACAAGCATCTGTTCTTTGTACAGGACATGGTGGTACTTATCCATAGCAGGCTTATTGTTGTAATTCAGCAGATAACTTTCTTTCTGGTTATACTCATGCTCTACCACTGATCTTATAATTACGTTCCAAGCGGTTACCCGACTAAGGAGATGCTGGTAGTCCGTGTAGCTTATCCTGTAAATCACACTATCTTCTATAGTCCTGATATTCCTTCTGCTTTTTTCCTGGGCCACAAACTCCGAAAATGACGTAACAAATTCATTTTCAAACTTAAAACAGGTTATATTCTCTTTTCCTTCTTTGTCGATAGCATATGCTTTTACAGCACCAACAACAATAAATCCAATATAACGGCAAATTTTATCTTCCTGAATGAAATATTCTCCTTTTTTTAGATGCACCGGTTTGAAGAACTGAGCTGAAAAATTGAATTCTTCGTCTGTTAACACCCCTTTTGACAATATATAATTTTTAAATGCAGTTATCATTGTATAGTTTTAGTCCTATTACTTTACTCTTGACTGATGAAGAATATTTTTCTACAAATCTAATGAATATAACACTTTACAGAAGTTAATACCCTTATTTCTTATCTTCTTTATTTTCGTTCCAATAATAACTGTCAGGATACATTCTTTGTCCGAACACCGCAGTACCAACCCTAATAATTGTCGCCCCTTCCTCGATAGCCGTCTCAAGATCATTACTCATCCCCATAGACAGTTCTGTCATTTCTACATTAGGAATATCCAAGGAGATGATTTGCTGTTGAATATCTTTCAATAAACGGAAACAATGGCGGACTTTTTCCGTTTCTGCACTGAACAGACCTATAGTCATTAAGCCTTTTATTTTAAGAGTATTTAATTGAGCGATTTCACGAATCAGGCTTATGGTCTCGTCCGGATGCGCTCCAAACTTACTTTCTTCACCCGAAGTATTGACCTGAATAAAGATGTCCATACTTTTGTTTTCCAGCTGCAGCTTTTGGTGTAGTTTTTCGGCCAAACTTATACGATCTACGGATTGAATGCAGGTGACTTCATATTTAAGAATATCTTTGATTTTATTGGATTGCAGATGGCCGATGAAATGATTCGTATGTTTGCTATCTTTTAATACATCAAACTTTTCTTTGAGTTCCTGCACTTTGTTTTCTGCTATTAATGTCTGTCCGTTCTGCAAAGCAATCCTGATTCGCTCAGCAGAAACGGTTTTCGTAGCCAGCAAAAGCTTGACTGTATCAGGATCTCGATTGGCTGCAATACAGGCATTTTCTATTCTATTCAAAATGCTGTTCAAATTATTAATTATTTCGTCGTGCATATTTCCTCTTCTTTTTCATTTTGATCCCATTTGTTTATCAGCATTGATTTTACAGTGGTGTAAGTGTGATCTTTGGCTTCGGCAAATGAAATATCATATTGGCGTGTTATCTGCCTTACATTTTCGGGAAACACTGACAGAATACGATCATAATAGTTATCTAGAATTTCTTTTTCTGGCAGTTCATACTTTAATTTTATTTGAAATCTCCTCAACAATGCCGCGTCAATAATATCAGTATGATTGGTAGCGCAAATCAATAAGGCATTTTGCGGAAAATAGTCGATCAGTTGAATAATGGTGTTAACGAGCCTTCGCATCTCGCCGACATCTTTATCATCACTACCTCTTGATTTCCCGATCTGGTCAAATTCGTCTAAAAATAAAACCGCCTTCTCCCTTCCTGCCTTCTCAAAGATCTGCCTCATGTTTTGTGACGTCTCACCAATTCGTGAGCAAACCACATTACTGAGATTTAAAATCAATATTTTTTTATTGAGTTCACAAGCCATTGCTTTTGCTGTCATCGTCTTGCCACATCCAGATGTACCGTGAAGCAGAATTTTATTGCTAACCGGCAACCCATAACGTGAAAGTTCCTCGCTGTAGAAGTTCTCTTTCATTATTTGCATACAGACACGTCGATTGTCATCATTTAGAGAAATATCATCAAGCCTTATTTTTTCTTTATCGTCTATGATCAGATCAAATATACTCATCCTTAACAGTTACCGGCTAATATTAGTTACTTTATAGTTCTTATAACCACCAATGGTAATAATTGTGCAGTCCATCATATTCAAATCCGCAGCGAGGATAAAGAGAATTGCCTATATCGTTGGTTTTTTCAGTTTCCAGCATCAATCCGCATGCTCCGGTTTCTTCGCACCATTGTTTACTTCGGTTTATCAGTGCAACCGAAAATCCTTTTCCTCTGTGATCGGGATGAACAAAAAGATCGCTCAACAACCATTGTTTTTGTAATTTGGTATAATGAAACAGTTTATACAATTGCACAAAACCCACCGCTTTATCATCTACAACAACCAAAAAAATATCCGACTCGCTGTTTAAGAAACGTTCTTTCAGAAATTCTTTTCCTTTTTCCAGGTCAGATTCCTGACGGTAAAAAATACGATAAAGATTGAATAATTCTGCTGTTTCCTCCAAGTTCTCTAAACTGGCTTTTTTAATTTTGTAATCCATAGTTGAAAATTATTTTTTAATGATGGGACAAAAATATTAATACCTTGGACTATATTTGTCATCCAGTTTCAATATAACAAGTAGTCCA
Protein-coding sequences here:
- a CDS encoding succinate dehydrogenase/fumarate reductase iron-sulfur subunit, producing MDLHLKIWRQKDYQSEGKLVNYNLTGLNPHMSFLEMLDTLNERLITEGDEPIEFDHDCREGICGQCGMMINGLAHGPLEHTTTCQLHLRSFKDGETIVIEPFRALAFPIKKDLKVDRSAFDRIISSGGFVSINTGQAPDATAIAVTHQIAEEAFDSAACIGCGACVATCKNGSAALFTSAKITHMVLLPQGKEERSNRVLNMVTQMDSEHFGHCSNTEACEVECPQGISVLNIARMNYEYSRALFFKKK
- a CDS encoding ABC transporter permease, coding for MKEIFDILKRELRNVSKDSSLFLILLLAPILYAFMYGSIYLNKGEEKVKLALIDNDGTAISRTLTEQFDSTPMIEIIPSSDINDAQEKMYQGDVQGYFYIESGFEKAILSQKQTNVNLVLNASRFLPSSDLLSTVTKVCLTVGAGVRKTYFNKQGMGEDESMKMTNPINMDYRPLYNSGMTYGSFLLPGLLAIILQQTLLIGVAAAFTSEREENKLLNLYQISRQSISKMIFGKSLLYFFAFMIFGLFFSIVNFSVFGVEIRGNYFDLAVISALFIATIIVFGMLIGSFFKTKLFAFQVLVFSSYPIFLITGYSMPYQALPKFVQMLSDTLPTSPFLKTYISIVQSGGSLSDNLSSVIHLVILWIIFEFLLILRIKYLIKNNVISS
- a CDS encoding ABC transporter permease, with product MKTISQIMIREWKRIFSIPNFYVILLVIPPIIFLFYGFIYQKQFAKELPMAVWDEDQSQVSRMLTDMMEHNEFIQFTQTVHSNAEIEKLMKEGKIFGAVHFPKNMESDVKKNHQSNITLYTNGAYLVPAKMIYKGAAEVIIKGGLAVVLQKAEKQGMSAEKANTLIQPIKLNTTTLYNPDFNYQMYLTPGLITVGLQMALVVASVLILNLEFRRNTIDELFKISTSSSQIVVGKMLAHLCISWILFVLVAYVVFPVYELGKPKTDFNFFLIYTLMSLACIGIGMMLSAISNNLLFVTDVALFFTSPAFVFSGFTFPRWAMPWYDRFYADIMPYTHFLDGFIKLYFMELPLSYATPEIFKLLVFIGITFPLSIVFFQKKVNQYLKENRV
- a CDS encoding HlyD family secretion protein, with protein sequence MKNFIKNYWAVFIPIMVLVIALIYLFQNKSSESNKETVIGMVDAEFVDVSASLPGRMIDLLVKEGDEVKEGQVVAQMKTSEIETIQSQMSEAVIVAQNQLDKINRGVEPEVLKSAENLQQIAKQQMDLMNKTYTRFQNLYSEGVISGQERDVIYFKYKAAQKELETANLNVQLLQRGNNQELKNSAQAILNQAKGADELAKEIKDNASIKAPTSGKISTMISNKGEMVNAGYPMMTIQKDDSFFVKFNIRQNQMSKIDKGSIVKMKIPGCTPEEVKGVISDLAPALGYADWVPEKQNGEFELRTFQIKVKPANASSIKGLRSGMTAQLIFE
- a CDS encoding TolC family protein, which gives rise to MRFRKILLASLLIFSSKMLCQQYTLKECIEKGKQNNVVIKLAEQSLETREKLLQSNKNNNLPKVDFLGGYNYIGEPIKINLQQVKDGIVEGSATQSASSANAVYQQITGNPLPQQVQNVIYQTSKDIISAVYPNYNPAIAKQSYFLAGILARQPIYLGGKLNAAKELSRQQVESGKANLKSSQDLTAYNISLNYIQVMYLNSMIQKQEKIVESLENNEKYAQSLLKAEIIPPYLKNWSNITKLQGETNLKNLKLEKENALLTLKDLMGISLDEPIEINEELNENIEVPTFPSLEKNADLKLLLSKKKEAETTHNITKSLSRPNIFAIGNYQFFRNDLPLITPPWLVGIEMQWTLFDPERKSKNLASQSLIKEADLLIDQKQKSVDLATKISENKLISFKEQSETFDAARKQTYTTTEMVRKRMENSLSSVKDVNDALQLQYEAEKLYYTSLVAYQTVIATYFYITGNVENITNYIP
- a CDS encoding SemiSWEET family transporter; its protein translation is MDGKFMQVLGWVATGTAMAMYFSYIPQIAHNLNGDKGDWLQPLVAALNCTLWVTYGYIKKPKSDWPIVVANSPGIFFGLFAFITAL
- a CDS encoding MBL fold metallo-hydrolase, giving the protein MLSRIAPKVYQISLMPRNSINCYIIENVLVDSGIRSSYATIKKALHKVSVYQHILTHAHADHQGCSDQICAEFSIPLICHPDEVLRTETGMVTTDYPTPQHWVAKLQQKYWAGQGHKVDRTVVENDRIGNFRVIETPGHSAGHISLFREKDGVLIIGDAATNMNLLTTAVGLRLPPKIFTSDQQRNIQSLEKLAKLNPKIICFGHGPVMRNTNRKFEQFVDKCRVALFKQR
- a CDS encoding Crp/Fnr family transcriptional regulator → MITAFKNYILSKGVLTDEEFNFSAQFFKPVHLKKGEYFIQEDKICRYIGFIVVGAVKAYAIDKEGKENITCFKFENEFVTSFSEFVAQEKSRRNIRTIEDSVIYRISYTDYQHLLSRVTAWNVIIRSVVEHEYNQKESYLLNYNNKPAMDKYHHVLYKEQMLVHRVSTQDLASYLGITQRSLTRAKGQLLRSNVL
- a CDS encoding YggS family pyridoxal phosphate-dependent enzyme, with product MHDEIINNLNSILNRIENACIAANRDPDTVKLLLATKTVSAERIRIALQNGQTLIAENKVQELKEKFDVLKDSKHTNHFIGHLQSNKIKDILKYEVTCIQSVDRISLAEKLHQKLQLENKSMDIFIQVNTSGEESKFGAHPDETISLIREIAQLNTLKIKGLMTIGLFSAETEKVRHCFRLLKDIQQQIISLDIPNVEMTELSMGMSNDLETAIEEGATIIRVGTAVFGQRMYPDSYYWNENKEDKK
- a CDS encoding AAA family ATPase, which codes for MSIFDLIIDDKEKIRLDDISLNDDNRRVCMQIMKENFYSEELSRYGLPVSNKILLHGTSGCGKTMTAKAMACELNKKILILNLSNVVCSRIGETSQNMRQIFEKAGREKAVLFLDEFDQIGKSRGSDDKDVGEMRRLVNTIIQLIDYFPQNALLICATNHTDIIDAALLRRFQIKLKYELPEKEILDNYYDRILSVFPENVRQITRQYDISFAEAKDHTYTTVKSMLINKWDQNEKEEEICTTK
- a CDS encoding GNAT family N-acetyltransferase; the encoded protein is MDYKIKKASLENLEETAELFNLYRIFYRQESDLEKGKEFLKERFLNSESDIFLVVVDDKAVGFVQLYKLFHYTKLQKQWLLSDLFVHPDHRGKGFSVALINRSKQWCEETGACGLMLETEKTNDIGNSLYPRCGFEYDGLHNYYHWWL